A single region of the Ziziphus jujuba cultivar Dongzao chromosome 10, ASM3175591v1 genome encodes:
- the LOC107410233 gene encoding pentatricopeptide repeat-containing protein At1g05750, chloroplastic, protein MSVPANTLPPTLPQPAKPLTLPPSNPTIRPTSPNTPRREKRSVSLKQTHKQIDPTVSWTSSIARHCRNGRLSEAAAEFARMRLTGVEPNHITLITLLSGCADFPLDILCFGASVHGYARKSGLDRDNVMVGTAIVDMYAKCGRMDFSRLAFDDLGVKNTVTWNTLIDGYMRNGEVECAVEMFEEMPDRDAISWTALIGGFIKRGRLEESLKWFRQMQISGVKPDYVTMIAVLDACAELGTLGLGLWTNKYIMNKDYKDNIRMNNSLIDMYSRCGCIQFARQVFEKMPERTLVSWNSIIVGFAINGHAEEALEFFDLMQKEGFKPDGVSFTGALTACSHSGLVDEGLSFFNNMKRVHKIKPRIEHYGCMVDLYSRAGRLEDALHVIEKMPMKPNEVVVGSLLAACRTHGDVSLAERLMKYLFELDPGGDSNYVLLANIYAAVGRWDGAGKVRKTMKALGVQKTPGLSSIEIDCNIHEFVAGDKSHVDTECIYEMLELLSLELKACGYIPENVRSNPYEID, encoded by the coding sequence ATGAGTGTTCCCGCGAACACACTCCCACCTACACTCCCTCAGCCTGCCAAACCACTGACTCTCCCACCTTCGAACCCAACAATCCGACCCACCTCCCCAAACACTCCTCGGCGCGAGAAACGCTCTGTTTCCCTGAAACAGACCCATAAACAGATAGACCCCACCGTTTCATGGACTTCTTCCATAGCCCGCCATTGCCGAAATGGCCGATTATCTGAAGCTGCAGCAGAGTTTGCCCGTATGAGATTGACCGGTGTTGAACCCAACCACATTACATTAATTACGCTTCTCTCTGGTTGTGCTGATTTTCCTCTGGATATTCTCTGTTTTGGAGCTTCGGTTCATGGTTATGCTCGGAAGTCGGGGTTGGATAGAGATAATGTGATGGTGGGCACCGCCATTGTTGATATGTATGCCAAGTGCGGTCGCATGGATTTCTCTAGGTTGGCTTTTGATGATCTGGGTGTGAAGAATACGGTGACTTGGAATACGTTGATTGATGGGTATATGAGAAATGGGGAGGTTGAGTGCGCCGTTGAGATGTTTGAAGAAATGCCTGACAGAGATGCAATTTCTTGGACCGCTTTGATTGGTGGGTTTATCAAGAGAGGGAGGTTGGAGGAAAGTTTGAAGTGGTTTCGACAAATGCAAATCTCAGGTGTGAAACCGGATTATGTGACCATGATTGCAGTTCTTGATGCCTGTGCTGAATTAGGAACGCTTGGTTTAGGCTTATGGACTAACAAGTATATCATGAACAAAGATTACAAGGACAATATTAGGATGAACAACTCGTTAATAGATATGTATTCCAGATGCGGGTGTATCCAATTCGCTCGACAAGTATTTGAGAAGATGCCTGAGCGGACTTTGGTATCGTGGAACTCAATCATTGTAGGCTTTGCTATTAATGGACATGCAGAGGAGGCTCTCGAATTCTTCGATTTGATGCAGAAAGAAGGGTTCAAGCCTGATGGGGTGAGCTTCACTGGAGCTCTGACTGCTTGTAGCCATTCTGGTTTAGTCGATGAGGGACTCTCGTTCTTCAATAACATGAAGAGGGTTCACAAAATCAAGCCTAGAATTGAGCATTATGGTTGTATGGTGGATCTCTACAGCCGAGCAGGGAGGTTGGAAGATGCATTACATGTAATAGAGAAGATGCCAATGAAGCCAAATGAAGTTGTGGTCGGGTCATTGCTGGCTGCTTGTAGGACTCATGGTGATGTTAGCTTAGCTGAAAGGTTAATGAAGTATCTTTTTGAGTTGGATCCTGGAGGTGACTCCAATTATGTGCTTCTCGCAAACATATATGCCGCAGTTGGAAGATGGGACGGTGCAGGGAAGGTTAGGAAGACAATGAAGGCCCTTGGAGTACAGAAGACACCAGGACTTAGTTCGATAGAGATTGACTGTAACATTCATGAATTTGTGGCGGGTGATAAGTCTCATGTTGACACAGAGTGTATATATGAAATGCTAGAGCTTCTTTCTCTGGAGCTAAAAGCATGTGGATATATTCCTGAAAACGTTAGAAGTAACCCTTATGAAATTGATTGA
- the LOC107410225 gene encoding protein CLAVATA 3 has protein sequence MASKSIFLCLALLVVLCLIMMNQASGCNGSTRHGCLNADATVALETKNRKVLGGLKEKKEELHKSASSGNGGNNYLMGWDYQLRKVPSGPDPLHHNGNSPKKPRTP, from the exons ATGGCCTCCAAATCCATTTTCCTATGTTTGGCTCTCCTAGTGGTTCTGTGCTTGATAATGATGAATCAAGCTTCTG GCTGCAATGGTAGTACCAGGCATGGTTGCTTGAATGCTGATGCAACTGTTGCCCTGGAGACTAAAAACAGAAAG GTGCTTGGTGGTctgaaagagaagaaagaagagctGCATAAGTCAGCAAGCAGTGGAAATGGTGGAAACAACTACTTGATGGGTTGGGATTATCAGTTAAGGAAAGTTCCCTCTGGTCCTGACCCGTTGCACCATAACGGCAACAGCCCTAAAAAGCCTCGCACTCCATGA